The proteins below are encoded in one region of Labeo rohita strain BAU-BD-2019 chromosome 15, IGBB_LRoh.1.0, whole genome shotgun sequence:
- the LOC127177450 gene encoding natural cytotoxicity triggering receptor 1-like — protein sequence MELSQLPLVFLLISIIHSGQTKEKKTKAKVTIKPDQHVFRGETVTLRCEINGEGVTISHWYKEGLTSVFSKLKEHTFSSVTESDAGKYSCYGSATQGSNWSEISDAVTLTVSDFLTPILTVEPRYLLFTGDSVTLRCEMLKSQNGWEFLWRKDSNSESTGAATRTINSVKVSDGGKYSCRARRGRYYTNYTSLQQTGAST from the exons ATGGAGCTCAGTCAACTTCCTCTTGTGTTCT tgcTGATTTCAATCATTCACTCTGGACAAACTAAAG aaaaaaaaacaaaagccaaaGTGACCATTAAACCTGATCAACATGTGTTCAGAGGAGAGACAGTCACTCTCAGATGTGAAATAAATGGTGAAGGAGTCACTATCAGTCACTGGTATAAAGAAGGTTTGACCAGTGTTTTTAGCAAACTAAAGGAACACACATTCAGTTCTGTTACTGAGTCTGACGCAGGTAAATACTCCTGTTATGGATCAGCAACACAAGGATCGAACTGGTCAGAAATAAGTGATGCAGTTACACTGACAgtatcag ATTTTCTTACACCTATTCTGACTGTTGAGCCACGGTATTTACTGTTCACTGGAGACTCAGTTACTCTGAGATGTGAGATGCTTAAGTCACAGAATGGATGGGAGTTTCTCTGGAGAAAAGACTCAAACAGTGAATCTACTGGAGCTGCAACTAGAACAATCAATTCTGTGAAAGTCTCTGATGGAGGAAAGTACAGCTGCAGAGCACGAAGAGGAAGATACTACACAAATTACA CCTCGCTACAACAAACAGGTGCGTCCACctaa